The Gossypium hirsutum isolate 1008001.06 chromosome D02, Gossypium_hirsutum_v2.1, whole genome shotgun sequence region aattgacaaattttagtagaaaattaattaaattggaaaaaaatggaAGGATTgaagttttaacttttaaaatacaaggattaaatctcaaattcaatatgaGTACAGGGACTAACAACGCATTTTAACCTATCAATTAAAGATTCATTTCGTCTTATGTAATTTGTTTGTGTAGGTAAGCAGAGCAGAAGGCAAACTCCGCCTCGGTGGGGCGACTACTCTCTTCACCTGTTTAAGCAAaccctttttttctttataaaacaAAGACACGCGCGTGTGAAAAGCCAACGGACTATAGACACGTGGATGTGAAAGCGACTGTGACAAAGGCAAAGGAAACAGCCGGAGAAGGGGGCGGTATGTGGGGATTATTCAAGTCAACGACTTGATTGTCACTCATCTTTCGTTgttgataataaaattaaatcggtttctcttttcttttacaagtttttattttattaaaataatggttTAAACGTTAAAAAATTACttgtaaattaatttaaaatttagttaaatttctAATTGAAAATTGCAGTAATCTAGCAATTAATTGAgacttttaattataattttatgttaaaaatttttgACATGTTAACGAGGTGATTAATGTGATAACTAACATGAAATATAATAATGATGCTATAAATGTGGtgtttgatttgaaaaatattaatgtggagggcttaattaatttttaatcattttacaatatcttaattgattgtttaattatttaagattaaatattattaaagtattataaaaaattgagaatttataaattataaaatttattaaatattataaaatatttttgaatatattatgaaaattatgaaagaattataaaaagtataagaaagtatatatatacgtgttaaaatgattaaaaatttataaaacttattaaaaagttacaaatttataaaaaggaaattaaaaaattatagatttctttttatttttaaggtttggagtctttaatttagataataattaaATAACGAGTTTAAAGTGTGATGGTGATCGGACTTGTAAGAATTTGATTGATAATGAGTTTAGTGTTTAGTGGCTTTGATATTATTTGAGGGAAGTTGATAAAAATAGATTGAGGTACGACatagaaggaagaaaaaaaagggaggtattttttttattaaaaagcttttagaaattattaaaatattataaaaatgttaaaaattatagaaaattatataaattattaaaaaattagaaattaatacgtttttcataattttaatattaaaaaatcaattaagctcctaaattttaaaaaaatcaattaagtcttCTATGTCAGTCACTATGTCAATTGTCATGTAAGGAtgacaaaaaatttcaaaaccaacGTGGTTCGAGTTGATCCGACTAGATAGGGTcagatttttttcttgaaatcaGGTTTTGAGGCCGGTCGGGATCGGGTTTAGCATGAATTTGCCCCACCTCAagatatttacaaaattacccttatatatttaatattaattaggtTAAAAAAATCCTTAAACTTTATCACTACCAACGCCATTTTACCACTTTTACTCCCATTTCACATTGTTTCTTTCTcctcccattttaatttatttttccaagTCTCCCTCTcattttcattacttttcttttcttctatgacataatatatattttttacttagtCATCTCAAGCATggtctttttaaaaaatataatttttgaatttaattaatcataatttcaaaaaaaaaaaagtttgaactCAGGTCAAGTAGGATCAGAATGTTGTgtatataattaattttcaagtccGAGCTCAGGgtgggttaaatttttttaagctcAGGGTCAGGCAAAAATTTGACCCGCCCTGTCCCTTGCCATCATTATTGTCGCGTCATCACTTAAACGGCCAGTCAAGGGCTTCGACGAGAAATTATATTTCAAGGACTCAGTTGATtactaacttttaattaatgGCTCAACTGATTGCAGTTTTTTATTAGGgacttaattagttttttaaaaattattttatgagggCTTTTTTTGGGCgtttaaacctaaaaaaaatgtttaattatCTATTTATGAATACTATATTTTTGTCTTTGATTGAGTCAATGTTAtaagttaattaaaaattaactcgattgaaaaataagttaaaaCCATTGAACCTAAGACATCATatcttaaaaatatcaattttaccatttcaactaaaaccttatttatttttaacataaactttatatatatttacatatttgttTCACCTTGGTGCATTAAGCCTAgtttttgtttttctaaattcttaaattttatctTGAAATGAAATTTGTTTTTGGTATTTTTCATGTCAGTTTTATTGTCCATATTCAGGTTCGGGATTGTCCTTCCTAACAATTTCATCTCTAAATTTCAACCATACATTATTTCCTTAAGAATGCAATATACCTTACAACTACACCCAACACTTGTTAATATTTAGCTTCACGTTTTCATCACTATAATTCCATCAACCCATGTAAAttgcttctatttttttttaataaagatagAGGCTTAAGGGTTTTTTTATAGATGAAACTTGAGATTAATGTCAATGAACATAACTTTTTTTCACTTCACTTATCCAATCGATTCTTAATTTACCTTCTTAATTaacaaaagaaatatattttttaaaaattttgttttaagctATTACAACTAATCGTATTGATCTTTGCTTTGGTTTATTGATGCCCCCATCATTGTAATAttcaaatatttgaattttaatcttttatttttaatttcaaaaattaaattccaattgataatattattaacCGGACTCctattaaatttgaatgtgttattaattagactttaatatttaaatttaatctctaaatATTAAAAGATCATGTATATTCAAATTGAACAAAAACCCATTAACAAAGtaaatttctgaaaataaaatgaaaaaaactatatatatatatatataaaggaatGGAACTTATTTATGTTCTTTGCCTTTCCTAGTTCTACCAAGTTGTTATCATactaattttcatttaaaaaaaagcaaTAAGAGAAACAGAAAATGTTAAAAAGTCAAGATTAGCTCAACTAATAAACTTGAACAATCAATTATTGTGTACATAAACTAATAATACACaaataaccaaaaaagaaaaaaaaatgataaaagaggAGTCCACAAGCTATTTGATTGAACAAATGAAGCAGTATAAAATCGGAAATTCGATATGTGTCACATActctatcacatatatacatatacatgcatgCATGTAAGGCAATATGATAATCTAATAACTGTAACGTTACTTTCCtatattttttggtaaaatgatctCCATATCTTTGATTTCCTCAAAGTGTACGCAATctccaattaaattaatatatatatagtaaaacatttttgatgattatgaaaatGAATACATATATAGGGGCATTACATAAGTTGCATATATAATTGAGTGGGATTGCAAATTGGACGACGGCTATTTAGTTAAGATCATCAATCAATCAACAACACTCACAAAGTCTACATTGGTGGTGCATTTTGATTATAGCTTTTGTGGTCATTTATGTATGTTACAAGATAGTATATAGCCCCGTCGTCTACCTAGCTAGCTATCTGTATAGTAGCAGTAAACTTCTATAGAATTCCAAGCCTTAACACGTGCAAGCGTTGATTGAGCTTAATTTAGAGAGCAAGGGACCCCTGGTTTGTTTCTTGTCAATTTTCAGATTGTCAGCTAACATGAAACTCTCTATAGTGACCTTACATTGCCATCCACATCCTTTCAATGGCTTACATGTAATCTATGGCAAACGAAAAATTCAATACTTTTTATGTGTTCGGTAATGGAAGTATTTGTTTAATAATGCATTTATTAGGTGGTGAATCTCTCAAGTAATTGATTGTATCTACAAATAATCAAAGTTCTTAGGCGAATGTCTAAGATAAAAGATTTGGACGGCACTATTTCTTAAACTACTTACTCTATTTcctcatcaaaataaatatattttgattcattGTCAAGTTAATGCTAAAAAGGGTCATAAACCAAATTAATCCATAGCTTGTAAAGTaggagttttattttattttacaatggTGTGCCTATGAAAATACTTAAACTTGAAGTGTCTGCGTGGAGGGATTCACGTAAGCTTACTTGAAGCAGAAGCTTGAAGCCACTGCCGGTTTTTTTAATAACACCCGCGATACATGCACGCATGTGGCCAGTTAGCTTTTCCCAGTACCCAAAACTTTTGTACTTTAAAACAATACACACAAGTTCACCCAAGATTGCCCCGTCCTATCACTTACTTTCTACGGTTTCCCATCATTGATTTCACTTTATTGGAGATTTCTTCCTTGTATACTGTTTCCTGGTTTTTCCTTACAACCCCAGcactttattaattaataatatatcacAATATCACCTTCCTTACGCCTTTAACATTCCTTGGTAATGGAGAAAAGTCAAAttcgactttatatatatataggaaaacGAAGACGAAAATAAATACTACAAGCATACTATTTGTACACGATATTGCCTTTTTATTTTGGTTAGTGCATTGATTACTGTTTGATTGAAACATTTTCTAGGGATTAGTGGGTTACACCCACCTTGATTGGCCTATATATATCTCCTTGGTCTCACTTCATTTGCTGCACAAATATATacctttcttttcattcattaaatatattattatttgctTTTATAGTTTATTTCTGTGTCAAAAAAAGCCATGCCAGAAGCTCCCAAAATCTTATCCGACTCTGCGGATTGCATTGATGATATCGTCGTGGAAAACAATAACAAGGTGTTAAAGTTTATTGAAGATGTTACTGCTGATGCTGATGAAGTGCAAAGGCGAGTTCTGTCCGAAATTCTCTCTCGTAGCGCCAACGTTGAGTACTTGCAAAGATATGGTCTTAACGGGTGTACTGATAGAGAAACGTTCAAGAAGGTGATCCCTGTCGTCACGTATGAAGATTTAAAGCCAGATATTGAGCGTATTGCCAACGGTGATACTTCACCAATTCTCTGCTCTCAACCTATATCAGAGTTCTTAACAAGGTGAGTTCATAAGATGGTATTCAAATACTATTcagttatatgtatatgtttctttgtgatgatgatgatgttgcaTGGGATTGTTTAATGGTAGTTCTGGTACATCTGCTGGTGAGAGGAAACTGATGCCGACGATAGAAGAGGAACTGGGGAGGAGATCGCTGCTTTATAGCTTGCTGATGCCTGTGATGAGCCAATTTCTTCCAGGTTTGGATAAAGGGAAAGGAATGTATTTTTTGTTCGTAAAATCAGAAGCTAAGACCCCAGGGGGACTAGTGGCTCGTCCAGTCTTAACTAGCTATTATAAAAGCTCACATTTTAAGAATAGCCCTAACGATCCCTACACCAACTATACAAGCCCCAAGGAAACCATTCTATGCCTAGATTCTTACCAGAGCATGTACTCTCAGTTGCTTTGTGGCCTTTTTCAAAACGAAGATGTCGTTCGGGTCGGTGCAGTTTTCGCTTCTGGTTTCATTCGAGCTATCCAGTTCCTCGAAAAACATTGGAGTCTTCTTTGTAAAGATATTCGAACAGGAACTATAGACTCTAAAATCACTGATCCATCTGTAAGGGAAGCTGTCATGAAAATCCTGAAACCTAACCCCAAGCTTGCTGATTTTGTTGAGGCAGAATGTAGCAAAGGGCCATGGAAAGGAATCATAACTAGACTGTGGCCTGAGACTAAGTACATAGATGTTATCGTTACAGGAACCATGTCACAGTACATTCCTGCACTAGATTATTACAGCAACGCCCTCCCCCTTGTTTGCACCATGTACGCTTCATCCGAGTGTTACTTCGGGATTAATCTCAACCCACTTTGCAACCCTAGTGAGGTATCCTACACCCTTATTCCCAACATGGCGTATTTCGAGTTCTTGCCGGTGACCAGGAAAGATGAGTTAACCGGTTCCATCTCTGAACCAACCGCCCTGAATGACAAAGAAAAACAACAACTGGTCGATCTTGTTGATGTCAAACTTGGACAAGACTATGAGCTTGTTGTCACAACATATGCTGGTAAGTGGTAACCCAGGCAGGCCTTGAAAACATTTTGATTCAAtacattattgatttttttttttttaaatttgatgtttCTGAAATGGGAAATGGGGTTTTATGTTGCAGGTCTTTATCGTTATCATGTTGGAGACATACTTCGTGTATCAGGATTCAAGAACAAAGCCCCACAATTCAACTTCATATGTAGGAAAAACGTTGTTCTTAGCATTGATTCTGATAAAACCGATGAAGTGGAACTGCAAAATGCAGTGAAAAACGCTGCAAACCAACTTTTGCAATATGAAGCATCTCTGGTAGAATACACCGGCTATGCAGACACATCGGCAATCCCTGGCCGTTATGTGCTATTCTGGGAACTCAGTGTTAAAGATTCAACTTTAATTGCGCCAGCGGTTTTTGAGGATTGTTGCTTCACAGTTGAAGAATCACTCAACAGCGTCTACCGCCAAGGGCGAGTTTGTGACAAGTCTATTGGGCCATTGGAGATAAGGGTAGTGGAGAATGGCACATTTGACATGCTCATGGACTTTGCTCTAAGCCAGGGTTCATCTATAAACCAGTACAAGACACCAAGGTGTGTCAAATATGCTCCCATTATTGAGCTTCTAAATTCAAGGGTGATTTCGAGTTATTTCAGTCCAAAATGTCCTAGATGGACAGCGGGTCACAAGCAATGGTGCACTCAAAACTAAACAATTAAGTTAAGCAATGAGAAAGTGATCCTAGGAGCTTTTACCAACATCTTTCTTTGTAATGGAAAAAAAAATGGTGTGAACTTTGTTAGTAATTAATTGTTGGCTCAAGGCTCTTTGGTGTCACAGTGGGACCTCACAATCTCAGACTccttttcaagaaaaataaataaattcagcACTTTTAACCCTTTAAATCTTTCtattataatattagaaaaaaagCTACCAGAACTTGAAGAAAAAGTTAATACATGTTCTTGCTTATCCTATTATCAAACTAATCTTCCTAAAGTGAcaaattttgtttagaaaatcCTTGTATTTCATTCACAATACTCAAATTCAAGATCTTACTCAATGTATATTGAGCTCTGGCAGGCTCTCAAATACCAAAAATTATACAAACAAGTAAGAGGTCAAATATACATGCCTCTAATGAAATCTACAAGCTATTGAATCCTTCTTTACTATAAAAATGCATTCATCTGGAGGTGTTAGGAAGCTCACCCAATTTGAATGCTTGTGATATTCCATGGATCACAAACTTCTTGGATTCAAACATATTTGGTGCAACAATCTTAACTTGGTTAATCATCAATTCTTGTGTAATATTTACGGCCTTGGATATCTCGAGATCATGGTCCGGAGCTAAAGTACATAATGTTGCATTTGCAGGTAAAGAAGCAAGTTCCATGTAGGTGAGCTTTCGAGGTAGTATATGAAACCTTACTATTTTCTCAAGCAAAGATGAAGCAGACGCTACAAACGAGAACTCCGGTGGGGCAAAGACTGTAACAGAGTTTAACTTCATCTTGTCGTCAAGAATCCCATCAAGAACCGAATTCAGGCCAATTGCAAACGAAACGAATCCCTTTGAGCTTAACAAACGGATAACATGGGTCCATTCAACCACATTCTTGGTGGCGATAGCTTCAGAAACCAAGCTAAGATTAGAGTCGCATATCGGGGCTTGAATATGGTCCCAACCCTGGTTAACATATCGAGGATCCATGGAGGTAAATGGACCAAGAACACCATGAATTGTTAAAGGGCCATTAAGAAAGATATCCGGATGTGAAACCAACACATGGTTGATCTCCACCACTCTTTCTTTTTCATCAACCTTGGTTAAAGCCACGTTCTTTCCATGAAACAAGGTAGGGAAGCAACTACCTCGGTGCTTCTTCAAGAGATCTTTCATGGAAAGCTGAAGAGGAGAGGCGTGGTATTGAAAAAGATGCTTCAAGAGCCAAGAAGTGTGAGAGGCGTTTGCAATGGAAGAGTCTGGGATAGCAAAGATTGTGGAATGTGGAGAGGAAATGAAGATTTCAGGGGTGATTTGAAGGAGGGTGGCTATGATGTTAAAACCCGATTTTCTTAAAGCGCTGGAAGCATCCAAAAGGAGTGGAGCTATGGTGGTTTTTGTCGGCAGTGAATTGCCTCTGGGTAGTGAACGTAGGGCGGTGGAGATGGCTAGGAAAGCCAACAGAACGGAGACGGTGAAGTAGACAGGGGCACGCCACCAATTTGAGGAACAAGCCATTTTTCTTGGTTGCGAGGCAAAGTGAGAAACATGCGGAATGTAAGTCACATTTTATTTCTGCATAAAAACCAAAACTCGCTTGGACCTTTACTTATTTTGGACTCATAACTAAGCCCCAAACTCTGTTTATGTCCGCATCTCATCTGGATAGCTAGGGACTACACCACTTCTATCTAATTATTAtgttaaatcataattaaaaataatgaaactatgttaaaattaaaataaataatcaaaattatattttatattccaTAATTTAAAAAAGATTATGTTAAGTAagaattttatgtataaataattgaaattttatttaaaaaagaaactaattatatttgtatttatatttgattCATATCAATCTATGATCAACTTATGTATTATACAAATCAAAACtatatatttcatataaccataataataaatttgtgcTTAATTTACTCTCCTATCATGTCAtcattgattaatttttaattaattatattttattgaaaaaacatATTCTATTGCCCCAACCAAAATCTCACGGTTGACATTACAAATCTAATGGGACggattttattgaatttttttaataatatattttttatttttttatttttaataaatttttaaaaaattaaaattaaaaaaatggtcactaaaaattaaaatatgaccAATTTAATATCATCTGAAACCTAATCCTTAAGTGAAAAAGGATAAAAGCACTTGCAAAATGGATTAAATGAAATTAatccttaatttaatttttatattaataaaaagcaTCAAagaaaactaaattgtaaaaaatttagaattttttattttaaaaatttacgaaaattattttttctttttctattcaattCCTAAAactaggggtgtgcataattcgggtaaaaccgaaaaaattcggttaaccgaccgaattcggttaatcggtcggttaaccgaattttttcggtcgggggtcggtta contains the following coding sequences:
- the LOC107886917 gene encoding indole-3-acetic acid-amido synthetase GH3.6, producing MPEAPKILSDSADCIDDIVVENNNKVLKFIEDVTADADEVQRRVLSEILSRSANVEYLQRYGLNGCTDRETFKKVIPVVTYEDLKPDIERIANGDTSPILCSQPISEFLTSSGTSAGERKLMPTIEEELGRRSLLYSLLMPVMSQFLPGLDKGKGMYFLFVKSEAKTPGGLVARPVLTSYYKSSHFKNSPNDPYTNYTSPKETILCLDSYQSMYSQLLCGLFQNEDVVRVGAVFASGFIRAIQFLEKHWSLLCKDIRTGTIDSKITDPSVREAVMKILKPNPKLADFVEAECSKGPWKGIITRLWPETKYIDVIVTGTMSQYIPALDYYSNALPLVCTMYASSECYFGINLNPLCNPSEVSYTLIPNMAYFEFLPVTRKDELTGSISEPTALNDKEKQQLVDLVDVKLGQDYELVVTTYAGLYRYHVGDILRVSGFKNKAPQFNFICRKNVVLSIDSDKTDEVELQNAVKNAANQLLQYEASLVEYTGYADTSAIPGRYVLFWELSVKDSTLIAPAVFEDCCFTVEESLNSVYRQGRVCDKSIGPLEIRVVENGTFDMLMDFALSQGSSINQYKTPRCVKYAPIIELLNSRVISSYFSPKCPRWTAGHKQWCTQN
- the LOC107886918 gene encoding fasciclin-like arabinogalactan protein 21 — translated: MACSSNWWRAPVYFTVSVLLAFLAISTALRSLPRGNSLPTKTTIAPLLLDASSALRKSGFNIIATLLQITPEIFISSPHSTIFAIPDSSIANASHTSWLLKHLFQYHASPLQLSMKDLLKKHRGSCFPTLFHGKNVALTKVDEKERVVEINHVLVSHPDIFLNGPLTIHGVLGPFTSMDPRYVNQGWDHIQAPICDSNLSLVSEAIATKNVVEWTHVIRLLSSKGFVSFAIGLNSVLDGILDDKMKLNSVTVFAPPEFSFVASASSLLEKIVRFHILPRKLTYMELASLPANATLCTLAPDHDLEISKAVNITQELMINQVKIVAPNMFESKKFVIHGISQAFKLGELPNTSR